In one window of Flavobacterium ginsengisoli DNA:
- a CDS encoding SDR family NAD(P)-dependent oxidoreductase, whose translation MFSLQNKKAIITGGGSGIGRAISVLFAKQGAEVHILELTEESAKETVEEIKSAGGNVFAHACDVSNHEQVNSTFQKIGNINILVNNAGIAHVGKVDTTSESDFDRIMNVNVKGVYNCLHASIPALRNSGGGVILNLASIACWVGIPDRFAYSTAKGAVMAMTLSVAKDYLNDKIRCNSISPARVHTPFVDGFIAKNYPGKEEEIFEKLSQSQPIGRMGKPDEIATLALFLCSDESSFITGSDYPIDGGFIKLNN comes from the coding sequence ATGTTTTCATTACAAAATAAAAAAGCAATTATCACTGGCGGTGGAAGCGGAATTGGAAGAGCGATTTCGGTTTTATTTGCTAAACAAGGAGCTGAAGTTCATATTTTAGAATTGACAGAAGAAAGCGCAAAAGAAACGGTTGAAGAAATTAAATCGGCTGGCGGAAATGTTTTTGCTCACGCTTGCGACGTTTCAAACCATGAACAAGTAAATTCAACTTTCCAAAAAATCGGAAATATCAATATTCTAGTAAACAACGCGGGAATTGCTCACGTTGGAAAAGTAGATACAACTTCAGAATCTGATTTTGACCGTATTATGAATGTAAATGTAAAAGGGGTTTACAACTGTCTTCATGCTTCGATTCCGGCACTAAGAAATTCTGGCGGAGGTGTAATTTTAAACTTAGCTTCAATCGCTTGCTGGGTTGGAATTCCTGATCGTTTTGCATATTCTACGGCAAAAGGCGCTGTAATGGCCATGACTTTATCGGTTGCAAAAGATTATTTGAATGATAAAATCAGATGTAATTCTATTTCTCCAGCGAGAGTTCACACGCCTTTCGTAGACGGATTTATCGCTAAAAATTATCCTGGAAAAGAAGAAGAGATTTTCGAAAAATTATCACAATCACAGCCAATTGGCCGTATGGGAAAACCAGACGAAATCGCAACTTTAGCATTATTCTTATGCAGCGACGAATCATCTTTCATTACAGGTTCAGATTACCCAATTGATGGTGGATTTATTAAATTAAACAACTAA
- a CDS encoding L-rhamnose mutarotase → MATQKFYLALDLKDDANLIAEYKELHENVWPEIKKSIQDSGIEVLDIYCTGNRLFMIIEADADFTFEKKDQADAANEKVQEWETLMWKFQQALPWAKLGQKWILMDKIFGL, encoded by the coding sequence ATGGCAACACAAAAATTCTATCTGGCTTTAGATCTAAAAGACGATGCAAATCTAATTGCAGAATACAAAGAACTGCATGAAAATGTATGGCCAGAAATTAAAAAAAGCATTCAAGATTCTGGAATCGAAGTTCTAGACATTTACTGCACCGGAAACCGTTTGTTCATGATCATCGAAGCTGATGCCGATTTTACTTTCGAAAAGAAAGATCAAGCCGACGCCGCCAACGAAAAAGTCCAAGAATGGGAAACTTTAATGTGGAAATTCCAACAAGCTTTACCTTGGGCAAAGCTTGGGCAAAAATGGATTTTAATGGATAAGATTTTTGGATTGTAA
- a CDS encoding fumarylacetoacetate hydrolase family protein yields the protein MKLIRFGEEGKEKPGVLLNEKRYDVSSIVTDYNEAFFENDGLAKLEEALKNNPSLPEVSDSVRLGSPVARPSKIICIGLNYVDHCEETGAAIPEEPIIFFKSTTSLCGPNDNLIIPKNSEKTDWEVELAFVVGKKASYVSEEDAPNYIAGYCLLNDYSERAFQIERGGQWAKGKGSDTFAPLGPIMATPDEVGDVNNLKMWLTVNGKTFQNSNTSNLIFKIPFLVHYLSQFMTLLPGDVISTGTPPGVGLGIKPDPIYIKAGDVIELGIEGLGTSKQTAVAYQQN from the coding sequence ATGAAACTTATAAGATTCGGAGAAGAAGGAAAGGAAAAACCAGGAGTTTTACTAAATGAAAAAAGATACGATGTTTCGTCTATTGTAACAGATTACAACGAAGCTTTTTTTGAAAATGACGGTTTAGCGAAATTAGAAGAAGCTTTAAAAAATAATCCTTCTTTACCAGAAGTTAGCGATTCAGTACGTTTAGGTTCACCAGTTGCACGTCCATCAAAAATTATCTGCATCGGATTAAATTATGTCGATCACTGCGAAGAAACAGGCGCTGCAATTCCAGAAGAACCAATTATTTTCTTCAAATCTACGACTTCTTTATGCGGACCAAATGACAATTTGATTATCCCAAAAAACAGTGAAAAAACAGACTGGGAAGTTGAACTAGCTTTTGTTGTAGGTAAAAAAGCAAGCTATGTTTCTGAAGAAGATGCTCCAAATTATATCGCTGGATATTGCCTTTTGAATGATTACAGCGAAAGAGCATTCCAAATCGAGCGTGGCGGACAATGGGCAAAAGGAAAAGGTTCTGACACCTTCGCTCCTCTTGGACCAATTATGGCAACTCCAGACGAAGTGGGCGATGTAAACAATTTAAAAATGTGGCTTACTGTAAACGGAAAAACTTTCCAAAACAGTAATACATCAAACTTAATTTTTAAAATTCCTTTCTTGGTTCATTATTTAAGCCAATTTATGACCTTGCTTCCTGGCGATGTAATCAGTACAGGAACGCCTCCGGGAGTGGGATTAGGAATTAAACCAGATCCAATTTACATTAAAGCAGGTGACGTAATCGAATTAGGAATTGAAGGTTTAGGTACAAGCAAGCAAACTGCTGTAGCGTATCAACAAAACTAA
- a CDS encoding NAD(P)/FAD-dependent oxidoreductase codes for MTKEFVDVLVIGAGPSGCVSASYLYKNNVKVKVVEKTKFPRLVVGESLIPRVMDHFAEAELFEALDAMNFEKKLGARFIRGEEICNFDFSVKFGEGWDWTWQVPRADFDNTMAQEVIRKGIDLEFETEVLEVSFEGKNSKTIVKDKDGNLKEIHAKFIIDSSGYGRVLPRLLDLDTPSKLDPHSSIFTHVKDINREEGVEGTQISFDILETEVWLWVIPFSNGNTSLGVVGPTDFINSLSENKDNAEALRNAIQKSDYYIKRFAGTEFLFEPVKLENYSRAVKRMYGDGFALTGNSSEFLDPVFSSGVAFATESGMLATKLYLKESQGIPVDWEVEFTQYMKRGIAVFTTYVQEWYTGNLQTLFFHQPENPEVKEKICAVLAGYVWNEENSFVKKHDHVIANMAYLLNMQKEQSPE; via the coding sequence ATGACAAAGGAGTTTGTTGATGTTTTAGTGATTGGTGCAGGACCATCTGGATGTGTTTCGGCATCTTATCTTTATAAAAACAACGTAAAGGTTAAAGTTGTAGAAAAAACAAAGTTTCCAAGACTTGTAGTAGGCGAAAGCCTTATTCCGCGTGTAATGGATCATTTTGCTGAGGCAGAATTGTTTGAAGCTCTAGATGCAATGAACTTTGAAAAGAAATTAGGAGCTCGTTTTATCAGAGGAGAAGAAATCTGCAATTTTGATTTTAGTGTAAAATTTGGCGAAGGCTGGGATTGGACTTGGCAAGTTCCAAGAGCTGATTTTGATAATACAATGGCTCAAGAAGTTATAAGAAAAGGAATTGATTTAGAATTTGAAACTGAAGTTTTGGAAGTTTCTTTTGAAGGAAAAAATTCAAAAACTATCGTAAAAGACAAAGACGGAAACCTAAAAGAAATTCACGCTAAATTTATCATTGACTCGAGCGGATACGGACGCGTTTTGCCGAGACTTTTAGATTTGGATACGCCTTCAAAACTAGATCCGCATTCTTCGATTTTTACGCATGTTAAAGATATTAATAGAGAAGAAGGTGTAGAAGGAACTCAAATTTCTTTTGATATTCTGGAAACCGAAGTTTGGCTATGGGTGATTCCGTTTTCTAACGGAAATACAAGTTTAGGCGTTGTTGGTCCGACGGATTTTATTAATTCTCTTTCTGAAAATAAAGACAATGCAGAGGCTTTGAGAAACGCCATTCAGAAATCGGATTATTATATTAAAAGATTTGCTGGAACAGAGTTTTTATTTGAGCCTGTTAAATTAGAAAATTACTCAAGAGCGGTAAAAAGAATGTATGGCGATGGTTTTGCTTTGACAGGAAACAGTTCAGAATTCTTAGATCCAGTTTTCTCTTCGGGAGTTGCTTTTGCAACCGAATCGGGAATGTTGGCGACAAAATTATATTTAAAGGAATCGCAAGGAATTCCGGTTGATTGGGAAGTGGAATTCACGCAATACATGAAACGTGGAATTGCTGTTTTTACGACTTATGTTCAGGAATGGTATACGGGAAATTTACAGACTTTATTTTTCCACCAACCTGAAAATCCAGAAGTAAAAGAAAAAATATGTGCGGTTTTAGCAGGTTATGTTTGGAACGAAGAAAATTCGTTTGTCAAGAAACATGATCACGTAATTGCTAATATGGCGTATTTATTAAATATGCAAAAAGAACAAAGCCCTGAATAA
- a CDS encoding helix-turn-helix domain-containing protein → MQKDSKVDRLSEVFQYVNKNYKKNISLEEIAAVANMTRTSFCRMFRVKTKKNFVDYLHEIRISNACKLLLETDKSMSEIAYECGYKTASNFNKLFKKVKGITPSDFKNNAKVSFATDYKD, encoded by the coding sequence ATGCAGAAGGATTCGAAAGTAGATCGTCTTTCGGAGGTTTTTCAATATGTCAATAAAAATTATAAAAAGAATATTTCGTTAGAAGAAATTGCCGCTGTCGCAAATATGACAAGAACCTCTTTCTGTAGAATGTTCAGGGTAAAAACGAAAAAGAATTTTGTAGATTATCTGCACGAAATCAGAATCTCGAATGCTTGCAAATTGTTATTGGAAACGGATAAAAGTATGTCTGAGATTGCGTATGAATGCGGTTATAAAACAGCTTCAAACTTTAATAAACTCTTCAAAAAGGTTAAAGGAATTACGCCTTCCGATTTTAAAAATAATGCGAAGGTTAGTTTTGCCACAGATTATAAAGATTAA
- a CDS encoding UxaA family hydrolase, with protein MSDNNTKKLVVKLHPDDNVLVALTDLQKGETIHFENETYVLQDLIKAKHKFYMQDMKQGEEVNMYGVLVGKVQNDVAKGSLMTTENLKHAADPYAYRNASYEWNAPNVSKFENRTFKGYKRKDGRVGTANYWLFIPTVFCENRNLDVIKEALHKQLGYAVTDKYNQFTHELLEGYLNGNDINDINIELNPTPKNKRVFENVDGIKFLNHQGGCGGTRQDASTLSALLASYANHPNVGGITLLSLGCQHLQVQDFVNDVKRQNPEFDKPLFIFEQQQTESEEVLITNAIKKTFEGLIEINKYERTDAPLSDLCIGVKCGGSDGFSGVSANPAVGYTSDLVVALGGKILLAEFPELCGAEQNLIDRCVTEDKARKFIDLMESYDELAHKVGSGFHMNPSPGNIKDGLITDAIKSAGAAKKGGTSPVVDVLDYTELVTKPGLSLVCTPGNDVEATTGKAASGATLILFTTGLGTPTGNPVCPVIKVATNSVLATRMKDIIDIDCGPIISGEKSIEEMGEEILEYCIKAASGEIIPKAVQLNQDDFIPWKRGVSL; from the coding sequence ATGTCTGACAATAACACAAAAAAACTGGTTGTAAAACTGCATCCAGATGATAATGTATTGGTTGCCTTAACCGATCTTCAAAAAGGCGAAACCATTCATTTTGAAAACGAAACTTATGTTTTACAAGACCTTATCAAAGCCAAACATAAATTCTACATGCAGGACATGAAGCAGGGAGAAGAAGTAAACATGTACGGTGTTTTGGTTGGAAAAGTGCAAAACGATGTGGCAAAAGGAAGTTTAATGACGACCGAAAACCTAAAACATGCTGCAGATCCTTATGCATACAGAAACGCTTCTTACGAATGGAATGCACCGAATGTTTCAAAATTCGAAAACAGAACTTTCAAAGGTTACAAAAGAAAAGACGGACGCGTTGGAACAGCAAATTACTGGCTTTTCATCCCGACTGTTTTTTGTGAAAACAGAAATTTAGATGTCATCAAAGAAGCCTTACACAAACAATTGGGTTATGCTGTAACAGACAAATACAACCAATTTACACACGAATTACTGGAAGGTTATTTGAACGGAAATGACATTAACGACATTAATATTGAGTTGAATCCGACGCCAAAAAACAAACGTGTTTTTGAAAATGTGGACGGAATAAAATTCTTAAATCACCAAGGCGGTTGCGGTGGAACTCGTCAAGATGCTTCTACTTTGAGCGCTTTATTGGCTTCTTATGCGAATCATCCAAACGTGGGCGGAATCACACTTTTGAGTTTAGGATGCCAGCATTTACAAGTTCAAGATTTTGTAAATGATGTAAAAAGACAAAATCCAGAGTTCGACAAACCATTGTTTATTTTTGAACAGCAACAGACGGAAAGCGAAGAAGTTTTGATTACTAATGCCATCAAAAAAACGTTTGAAGGTTTAATCGAAATCAACAAATACGAAAGAACCGATGCGCCTTTGAGCGATTTATGCATTGGTGTAAAATGTGGCGGAAGCGATGGATTCAGTGGTGTTTCTGCAAATCCTGCGGTTGGTTATACTTCAGATTTAGTCGTAGCTTTAGGCGGAAAAATTCTTTTGGCTGAATTTCCAGAATTATGCGGTGCAGAGCAAAATTTAATTGACAGATGTGTTACCGAAGATAAAGCTAGAAAATTCATTGATTTAATGGAATCTTATGATGAACTTGCTCATAAAGTGGGTTCTGGTTTTCACATGAATCCTTCTCCGGGGAATATAAAAGATGGTTTAATTACTGATGCTATAAAAAGTGCTGGAGCGGCCAAAAAAGGCGGAACTTCTCCTGTTGTTGATGTTTTAGATTATACGGAATTGGTTACAAAACCAGGTTTAAGTTTGGTTTGTACACCAGGAAATGATGTAGAAGCGACAACTGGAAAAGCGGCTTCTGGAGCGACTTTAATTTTATTTACAACTGGATTGGGAACTCCGACAGGAAACCCAGTTTGTCCTGTAATTAAAGTGGCAACAAATTCTGTTCTAGCAACCAGAATGAAAGATATTATCGATATTGACTGCGGACCAATTATCAGTGGTGAAAAATCTATTGAGGAAATGGGCGAGGAAATTTTAGAATACTGCATCAAAGCGGCAAGCGGCGAAATTATTCCGAAAGCGGTTCAATTAAACCAAGACGATTTTATTCCGTGGAAACGCGGCGTATCTTTGTAA